In a genomic window of Plutella xylostella chromosome 16, ilPluXylo3.1, whole genome shotgun sequence:
- the LOC119693809 gene encoding uncharacterized protein LOC119693809, with translation MIRVIRRSAERKKRLRPPDEEPPTSPSVQPEAEDPDEDDSPPAKKLLKNLLVQEVDRALNDLNNETPVYLRSKHRAASLIPEFDPDSEECTVTSWLKKIEQLGDIHDWDEKTMSFHLQDKLRGQARKWYNRLEDYNYSWTEWKNMLLRAFPKHRDFASMLEEMINRKKLASESMTKYYQEKIAMCFRCKLSDQASVSCIIRGLPPSLQSNARAFQCDRPDELYEGFLAAFDDYRAPVPDLRGSIKDGPRQISEKRPMSINPDIDPCPRCKKTGHMVRFCPLPDQRTCYKCGNQGHIAPKCPGASKPSISTSNDVIKEIKLIQNYNEIYKKTVKVNGIFVKGYLDTGSQVNVLSTQVADVLNLSVTKTNVQLKGFSGGIITSRGEVEFKLEIDGLQIDCKAYLSDMDMNGVNLLIGQPVINNEGFSLIVHNGTATLKQDCNFLSRVEAEENSRFKVVTADKERLPRGISIVKVHILGNKEGNDVITPARHFELGAKSYSLPASVLRGSQGYMKIINVGSEEITWQPGEVLVRAEDCEQTSLDHQDRQDGRM, from the coding sequence ATGATAAGAGTAATACGACGATCTGCAGAACGCAAGAAACGATTGCGACCTCCGGATGAAGAGCCCCCAACCTCGCCGAGCGTACAGCCAGAAGCTGAAGATCCAGATGAAGACGACTCGCCACCTGCTAAGAAGCTTCTCAAAAATCTGCTAGTGCAAGAGGTAGATCGAGCCCTAAATGATCTGAATAATGAGACGCCAGTGTATCTGCGTTCAAAGCATCGTGCAGCATCATTGATACCAGAGTTCGATCCTGATAGTGAAGAATGTACTGTCACCTCgtggttaaaaaaaatagagcaACTGGGAGACATTCACGACTGGGATGAAAAAACTATGTCATTCCATCTGCAAGACAAACTACGAGGGCAAGCAAGAAAATGGTACAACCGCCTTgaagattataattattcgTGGACAGAATGGAAAAACATGTTATTACGTGCATTCCCAAAACACCGAGATTTCGCAAGTATGCTAGAAGAAATGATCAACCGGAAGAAACTAGCCTCAGAAAGCATGACGAAGTATTATCAGGAAAAAATAGCCATGTGCTTCCGGTGTAAACTATCCGATCAGGCCAGCGTGTCATGCATCATACGCGGCCTGCCACCATCTCTACAGTCAAATGCAAGAGCTTTCCAATGTGATCGACCTGACGAGCTATACGAAGGCTTCCTTGCAGCATTTGACGACTACCGTGCACCAGTTCCTGACCTACGAGGAAGCATAAAAGATGGACCTCGTCAGATTTCAGAGAAAAGACCTATGTCTATAAATCCAGATATTGATCCGTGTCCTCGCTGCAAGAAAACAGGGCACATGGTACGATTTTGCCCTTTACCTGATCAACGTACTTGCTACAAATGTGGGAATCAAGGTCATATTGCGCCAAAATGCCCAGGAGCCAGTAAACCAAGTATTTCGACCAGTAATGACGTCATCAAAGAAATTAAGCTGATACAAAACTACAACGAGATTTACAAGAAAACTGTGAAGGTAAATGGCATTTTTGTGAAAGGTTACCTCGATACCGGAAGTCAAGTAAACGTCCTATCAACTCAAGTAGCGGACGTTTTGAATTTATCAGTTACTAAAACCAATGTACAATTAAAAGGATTTTCCGGTGGAATTATAACGAGCCGGGGTGAAGTTGAATTCAAATTGGAGATAGACGGCTTACAAATAGATTGCAAAGCCTATTTGTCAGACATGGACATGAATGGGGTAAATTTGTTGATTGGCCAGCCCGTGATAAACAATGAAGGTTTTTCGCTAATTGTACATAATGGTACAGCCACTCTCAAGCAAGATTGTAATTTCTTATCACGCGTCGAAGCCGAAGAAAACAGCCGCTTCAAGGTCGTGACAGCTGATAAGGAACGTTTGCCACGTGGAATTTCAATAGTGAAAGTCCACATACTGGGAAATAAGGAAGGAAATGACGTCATAACGCCTGCCCGTCACTTCGAGTTGGGAGCTAAGTCATACTCCTTACCGGCTTCCGTGCTCCGAGGCAGTCAAGGGTACATGAAGATCATCAACGTCGGGTCTGAGGAGATCACGTGGCAGCCAGGCGAGGTGCTGGTGCGAGCTGAAGACTGCGAGCAGACATCCCTTGATCACCAGGACAGACAG